One window from the genome of Variovorax sp. PAMC26660 encodes:
- a CDS encoding FAD-binding oxidoreductase → MISKDAIQRGYNRRNYVVGAHTPPAYAKTITATDGPPGLQRAPVTVAAVHIDALRKASDEVLTDTGSVVEWTRDWWAGSMVSETGGKPATPQAVIVRVSTVEQIQAVMRIANAASIPVTVSAGRSNVTGAALPVRGGIVLDVCELNKMIGFDAGSQIVEVEAGMFGDVFEETIQREHGMTMGHWPSSFGISTVGGWVACRGAGQLSTRYGKIEDMVFGMDVVLADGSLITVGGYSRAAVGSDLQQLFIGSEGTLGVIVRVRLKLHRLPDYGRAIAYGFDSFAIGLEACREIMQRGANPAALRLYDALESRVQFNLEDTHVLLIADEGAPEMVDAVMTISERVCKELGRQLDGPVIFERWLDTRYLTGKSAEGFKRSPGFVADTLEMSGRWSDLPAIYDEVVAAINAVPGTLAGSAHQSHAYVDGACLYFSLRGEVEVENRGRWYRQAWDAANAVLVRHNAALSHHHGVGLLRAPYMADSLGSAFPVLEAIKRTLDPKNILNPGKLGLTDKLPQTED, encoded by the coding sequence ATGATCAGCAAAGACGCCATCCAACGCGGCTACAACCGCCGCAACTACGTCGTCGGTGCCCACACGCCGCCGGCCTACGCCAAGACCATCACCGCCACCGACGGCCCGCCCGGCTTGCAGCGCGCGCCCGTCACCGTGGCAGCGGTGCACATCGACGCACTGCGCAAGGCGTCCGACGAAGTGCTCACCGACACCGGCAGCGTCGTCGAGTGGACGCGCGACTGGTGGGCCGGCTCTATGGTCTCGGAAACCGGCGGCAAGCCCGCCACCCCGCAGGCCGTGATCGTGCGGGTCTCGACCGTCGAGCAGATCCAGGCCGTCATGCGCATCGCGAACGCGGCGTCGATTCCCGTCACCGTATCGGCGGGCCGCAGCAACGTCACCGGCGCGGCGCTGCCGGTGCGCGGCGGCATCGTGCTCGACGTGTGCGAACTGAACAAGATGATCGGCTTCGACGCCGGCAGCCAGATCGTCGAAGTCGAAGCCGGCATGTTCGGCGACGTCTTCGAGGAAACCATCCAGCGCGAGCACGGCATGACGATGGGCCACTGGCCTTCGTCCTTCGGCATCAGCACCGTCGGCGGCTGGGTGGCCTGCCGCGGCGCAGGCCAGCTCTCGACCCGCTACGGGAAGATCGAGGACATGGTGTTCGGCATGGACGTGGTGCTGGCCGACGGCAGCCTGATCACCGTGGGCGGCTATTCGCGCGCGGCGGTGGGCTCCGACCTGCAGCAGCTCTTCATCGGTTCGGAAGGCACGCTCGGCGTGATCGTGCGCGTGCGGCTGAAGCTGCATCGCCTGCCGGACTACGGCCGCGCCATTGCCTACGGCTTCGACAGCTTCGCCATCGGCCTGGAAGCCTGCCGCGAGATCATGCAGCGCGGCGCCAATCCGGCGGCGCTGCGGCTGTACGACGCGCTCGAAAGCCGCGTGCAGTTCAACCTCGAAGACACGCACGTGCTGCTGATCGCCGACGAAGGCGCACCCGAAATGGTGGATGCCGTCATGACCATCAGCGAACGCGTGTGCAAGGAACTCGGCCGCCAGCTCGACGGCCCGGTCATCTTCGAGCGCTGGCTCGACACCCGCTACCTGACCGGCAAGAGCGCCGAGGGCTTCAAGCGCAGCCCCGGCTTCGTGGCCGACACGCTGGAGATGAGCGGCCGCTGGAGCGACCTGCCCGCCATCTACGACGAAGTGGTGGCCGCCATCAACGCAGTGCCCGGCACGCTGGCCGGCTCGGCCCACCAGTCGCACGCCTACGTGGACGGCGCCTGCCTCTACTTCTCGCTGCGCGGCGAAGTGGAAGTGGAAAACCGGGGCCGCTGGTATCGCCAGGCCTGGGACGCTGCCAACGCGGTGCTGGTGCGCCACAATGCCGCGCTGAGCCACCACCACGGCGTCGGCCTGCTGCGTGCGCCGTACATGGCCGATTCGCTGGGCAGCGCCTTCCCGGTGCTCGAAGCGATCAAGCGCACGCTCGATCCGAAGAATATTTTGAACCCGGGCAAGCTCGGCCTGACCGACAAGCTGCCCCAGACCGAAGACTGA
- a CDS encoding glycerol-3-phosphate dehydrogenase/oxidase, producing the protein MMGLPSFRSGKDRAEMTSTEALRLNRQDLLARLGDETFDIVIVGGGVTGAYAALDASLRGYRVALVEKDDFAFGTSSKSSKMVHGGLRYIEQGNLGLVRHSLLERQRLRRNARHLVQRLPFLFPVMEREGVFDKRLAKAFESLLWTYDIAGGWREGILHQKLTKAEVLSHCPTFKDEHLTGGFMYFDARVDDARLTLNIARTAAFHGAAVLNHAKAIEITRDGHGKVDGVVVQADGREIRARAGVVIMATGVWLRDWDGRKKSEEKTLNIRPAKGVHVAIPWLKIRNDCTVTIPVPGRNRRATITRWGNVSYLGTTDEDYEGNLDDVCCTREELDFLLDGARSALKTDLRAEDVVGSIAGCRPLVAPPGGKTLEIKRNHEIRVAPDGLVTIVGGKLTTSRHMAEQTIDAAQKVIGQRNGCKTKSAFLLGAAGYDAQAIMASGGISAHLGERYGTEARFVSDILQEDPGLLRPIVEGLPYSEAEVVYAVRHELACTVDDVLSRRIRARLMARDASGRAAARVGEILQAELGLSPSETAQQVASYRAAIEHEKTILMGVQ; encoded by the coding sequence ATGATGGGTCTGCCATCCTTTCGATCCGGCAAGGACCGGGCCGAGATGACAAGCACCGAAGCGCTGCGGCTGAATCGGCAGGACCTGCTGGCGCGGCTCGGCGACGAGACATTCGACATCGTGATCGTCGGCGGCGGCGTCACCGGCGCCTATGCGGCGCTCGATGCCAGCCTGCGCGGCTATCGCGTGGCGCTGGTCGAGAAGGACGACTTCGCCTTCGGCACCTCGTCCAAGTCTTCCAAGATGGTCCACGGCGGCCTGCGCTACATCGAGCAGGGCAACCTGGGCCTGGTGCGCCACTCGCTGCTGGAGCGCCAGCGCCTGCGCCGCAATGCCCGGCACCTGGTGCAGCGCCTGCCCTTCCTGTTCCCGGTGATGGAGCGCGAAGGCGTGTTCGACAAGCGCCTGGCCAAGGCCTTCGAGAGCCTGCTGTGGACCTACGACATCGCCGGCGGCTGGCGCGAAGGCATCCTGCACCAGAAGCTGACCAAGGCCGAGGTGCTGTCGCACTGCCCCACCTTCAAGGACGAGCACCTGACCGGCGGCTTCATGTACTTCGATGCGCGGGTCGACGACGCGCGCCTCACGCTGAACATCGCGCGCACCGCTGCCTTTCACGGCGCCGCCGTGCTCAACCATGCGAAGGCCATCGAGATCACGCGCGACGGGCACGGCAAGGTCGACGGCGTGGTGGTGCAGGCCGACGGCCGCGAGATCCGCGCGCGCGCCGGCGTCGTCATCATGGCCACCGGCGTGTGGCTGCGCGACTGGGACGGCCGCAAAAAGAGCGAAGAAAAAACGCTGAACATCCGCCCGGCCAAGGGCGTGCACGTGGCCATTCCGTGGCTGAAGATCCGCAACGACTGCACCGTGACCATTCCGGTGCCGGGCCGCAACCGGCGCGCGACCATCACGCGCTGGGGCAACGTCTCGTACCTGGGCACCACCGACGAAGACTACGAAGGCAACCTCGACGACGTGTGCTGCACGCGCGAAGAACTCGACTTCCTGCTCGACGGCGCGCGCTCCGCGCTCAAGACCGACCTGCGGGCCGAAGACGTGGTCGGCAGCATCGCCGGTTGCCGCCCGCTGGTGGCACCGCCCGGCGGCAAGACGCTGGAGATCAAGCGCAACCACGAGATTCGCGTGGCGCCAGACGGCCTGGTGACCATCGTCGGCGGCAAGCTCACGACCTCGCGCCACATGGCCGAGCAGACCATCGACGCGGCCCAGAAAGTCATCGGCCAACGCAACGGCTGCAAGACCAAGTCGGCCTTCCTGCTGGGCGCCGCAGGGTACGACGCGCAGGCCATCATGGCCTCCGGCGGCATCTCGGCCCACCTGGGCGAGCGCTACGGCACCGAGGCGCGCTTCGTCAGCGACATCCTGCAGGAAGACCCCGGCCTGCTGCGCCCCATCGTCGAAGGCCTGCCGTACAGCGAGGCGGAAGTCGTCTACGCGGTGCGCCACGAACTCGCCTGCACCGTGGACGACGTGTTGTCGCGGCGCATCCGCGCGCGCCTCATGGCACGCGACGCCTCGGGCCGCGCGGCAGCGCGGGTCGGCGAAATCCTCCAGGCCGAACTCGGCCTGTCCCCCTCGGAAACGGCGCAGCAGGTCGCGAGCTACCGCGCCGCCATCGAGCATGAAAAAACCATCCTTATGGGAGTCCAGTAA
- a CDS encoding 2-aminoethylphosphonate--pyruvate transaminase, producing MSQTPYPILLTPGPLTTSDRTRNAMLRDWGSWDADFNQITARIRKEVLNIVHGTGTHECVPLQGSGTFSVEAAIGTIVPRNGHVLVPSNGAYCQRLAKICKVLGRKLTTIDYTEDRQVSPADVDRALAADPSITHVAVVHCETGAGVLNPLHEIAVVVAKHGRGLIIDAMSSFGALEIDARRTPFDAVVAASGKCLEGVPGMGFVVIKRSTLEKCEGNCHSLSMDLYDQWVYMEKTTQWRFTPPTHVVAALDTAIAQYIEEGGLAARGGRYARNCKGLIDGLGALGFRSFLDPAIQAPIIITFHAPDDANYDFKTFYQEVKKRGYILYPGKLTQVETFRVGCMGHFGEAGIPGAVAAIADTLKAMNIRQVSAVPVAA from the coding sequence ATGAGTCAAACGCCCTACCCCATCCTGCTCACACCCGGCCCCCTGACCACTTCGGACCGCACACGCAACGCGATGCTGCGCGACTGGGGATCGTGGGATGCCGACTTCAACCAGATCACCGCGCGCATCCGCAAGGAAGTGCTGAACATCGTGCATGGCACGGGCACGCATGAATGCGTTCCGCTGCAGGGCAGCGGCACCTTCTCGGTGGAAGCGGCCATCGGCACGATCGTTCCGCGCAACGGCCATGTGCTGGTGCCCAGCAACGGCGCGTACTGCCAGCGCTTGGCCAAGATCTGCAAGGTGCTCGGCCGCAAGCTGACCACCATCGACTACACGGAAGACAGGCAGGTGTCGCCGGCCGATGTCGACCGCGCATTGGCTGCGGACCCGAGCATCACCCATGTCGCGGTGGTGCATTGCGAGACAGGCGCCGGCGTGCTCAACCCGCTGCATGAGATCGCCGTGGTCGTCGCCAAGCACGGTCGTGGGCTGATCATCGATGCCATGAGCTCCTTCGGTGCGCTGGAGATCGATGCACGCAGGACGCCCTTCGATGCCGTCGTCGCCGCTTCGGGCAAGTGCCTCGAAGGCGTGCCGGGCATGGGCTTCGTCGTCATCAAGCGCAGCACGCTCGAAAAATGCGAAGGCAACTGCCACTCGCTGAGCATGGACCTGTACGACCAGTGGGTGTACATGGAGAAGACCACGCAATGGCGCTTCACACCGCCCACGCACGTGGTCGCGGCACTCGACACCGCCATTGCGCAGTACATCGAGGAAGGCGGCCTCGCCGCGCGCGGTGGGCGCTATGCGCGCAACTGCAAGGGGCTCATCGACGGACTGGGCGCGCTCGGTTTCAGGAGCTTCCTCGACCCCGCGATCCAGGCGCCGATCATCATCACCTTCCACGCGCCCGACGACGCCAACTACGACTTCAAGACCTTCTACCAAGAGGTCAAGAAGCGCGGCTACATCCTCTACCCCGGCAAGCTCACGCAGGTGGAAACCTTCCGCGTCGGCTGCATGGGGCACTTCGGCGAAGCCGGCATTCCGGGCGCGGTGGCCGCTATTGCCGACACGCTCAAGGCCATGAACATCCGCCAGGTCAGCGCCGTGCCCGTGGCCGCATGA
- a CDS encoding glycerol-3-phosphate responsive antiterminator, with translation MDRSLGARLARHPIIATLYGAEQIDAFIDSPTEIAIVANVELRKLQGVVATITRADKIVIVNIDSCEGISPDKGGVEYLAEIGATSLVSTRVATIQRANRAGLLTMQKVFVTDRSTWPRSVKALEQSDPNLVQLMPAPMLSHISTKERNALPPIVASGFVITLDDVRSALAAGAVAVSTSDAAMWSLDTKLLNIDELRLR, from the coding sequence ATGGACCGCTCCCTTGGCGCGCGACTTGCGCGGCATCCGATCATCGCGACGCTCTACGGGGCGGAGCAGATCGACGCCTTCATCGACAGCCCCACCGAAATCGCCATCGTGGCGAACGTGGAGCTGCGCAAGCTGCAGGGCGTGGTGGCGACCATCACCCGCGCCGACAAGATCGTCATCGTCAACATCGACAGTTGCGAAGGCATCTCGCCGGACAAGGGCGGCGTGGAATACCTGGCCGAGATCGGCGCGACCAGCCTGGTGTCCACCCGCGTGGCCACCATCCAGCGCGCCAACCGGGCGGGCCTGCTCACGATGCAGAAGGTGTTCGTGACAGACCGCTCGACCTGGCCGCGCAGCGTGAAGGCGCTGGAGCAGAGCGACCCGAACCTCGTGCAACTGATGCCCGCGCCCATGCTCTCGCACATCTCGACCAAGGAACGCAACGCGCTGCCACCGATCGTGGCCTCGGGGTTCGTCATCACGCTGGACGACGTGCGCAGTGCGTTGGCGGCCGGTGCGGTAGCGGTGTCCACGAGCGACGCGGCCATGTGGAGCCTCGACACCAAGCTGCTCAACATCGACGAACTGCGCCTGCGTTAG
- a CDS encoding Crp/Fnr family transcriptional regulator, with product MEEMVRRSTWAQALPHADLEHVLGSMQERQFARGACIARTGQLVEHWMGLIDGFAKMSVASEDGRVSTLTGVSAGVWFGEGSLFKHEERRYDVFALRPTRVALMPRRTFEWLRGTSVPFNHYLQELLNARLSLFIGALEHERLLDTDARVANCLASLFNPDLYPDAPRFLQVGQTEIGLLANVSRQRVNVALQRFQALGLIRLEKRGLTVLDLGGLRGYRATCRSA from the coding sequence ATGGAAGAAATGGTGCGGCGCTCGACGTGGGCGCAGGCCCTGCCGCATGCCGACCTGGAGCATGTGCTGGGCAGCATGCAGGAGCGGCAGTTCGCGCGCGGCGCCTGCATTGCACGCACGGGGCAGTTGGTCGAACACTGGATGGGGCTGATCGACGGCTTTGCCAAGATGTCGGTGGCATCGGAGGATGGCCGGGTCTCGACGCTCACCGGCGTCTCGGCCGGCGTGTGGTTCGGCGAAGGCTCGCTCTTCAAGCACGAGGAACGCCGCTACGACGTGTTCGCGCTGCGGCCCACGCGCGTGGCGCTGATGCCGCGCCGCACCTTCGAATGGCTGCGCGGCACCAGCGTGCCTTTCAATCACTATCTGCAGGAGTTGCTCAACGCGCGGCTCAGCCTGTTCATCGGCGCGCTGGAACACGAACGGCTGCTGGACACCGATGCGCGCGTCGCGAACTGCCTGGCCAGCCTGTTCAACCCCGACCTGTATCCCGATGCCCCGCGCTTCCTGCAAGTGGGGCAGACCGAGATCGGGCTGCTCGCGAATGTGTCGCGGCAGCGCGTGAACGTGGCGCTGCAGCGCTTCCAGGCGCTGGGATTGATCCGCCTCGAAAAGCGTGGGCTGACCGTGCTCGATCTGGGCGGCCTGCGCGGCTACAGGGCAACCTGCCGCAGCGCCTGA
- a CDS encoding putative 2-aminoethylphosphonate ABC transporter permease subunit: MNTLARPRTPFAAFAARPVMRWSRDETIARAILLVVMVMLFVFLIAPLLTILAHAVQDKEGRFVGLTHFITYFQTPSLLRAAWNSIWVSAAVVMISVPTAFVFAYALTRSCMPTPLKAVFRLVALIPLLAPSLLSAISFVQWFGNQGALKFLLGGVSIYGAPGIIMAEVYNTFPHALMILVTALSLADGRLYEAAAALRTRPLRQFMTITLPSCKYGLISAATVVFTYVVSDFGAPKVIGGNFNVLSVDVFKQVVGQHNFSIGAVVGMLLLIPSIISFVIDYVVRRKLKAQLTARSVPYSPKRRKLADPLLMLFCALVCGLLLATIGMAIYTSLISLWPYDLSFTLKHYHFVLIESDMADAYGNSLIVAMATAVAGSLIVFVGAYLIEKTRNLGLMRKGMHLMAVLSMAVPGLVLGLGYVMFFNHPANPLNFLYQTMAILIISMVVHYYTSSHLTAVTALKQIDNEFEAVSASLKVPFFKTFLRVTVPVCLPAILDIGRYFFVVSMASLSCAIFLYTPETILASVAIMHLDDAGDIGPASALASLIVVTSTLVCIAYSLLTRVLLSRTQAWRNLSRG, encoded by the coding sequence ATGAACACGCTGGCCCGCCCTCGCACCCCGTTTGCGGCATTCGCCGCGCGCCCCGTCATGCGCTGGAGCCGCGACGAAACCATCGCCCGCGCCATCCTGCTCGTGGTGATGGTGATGCTGTTCGTGTTCCTGATCGCACCGCTCCTGACCATCCTGGCGCACGCGGTGCAGGACAAGGAAGGCCGCTTCGTCGGCCTGACCCACTTCATCACCTACTTCCAGACGCCCAGCCTGTTGCGCGCAGCGTGGAATTCGATCTGGGTCTCGGCGGCCGTGGTGATGATCTCGGTGCCCACGGCTTTCGTCTTCGCCTATGCGCTCACGCGCAGTTGCATGCCGACGCCGCTCAAGGCGGTGTTCCGCCTCGTTGCGCTGATTCCACTGCTGGCGCCCTCGCTGCTGTCGGCCATTTCGTTCGTGCAGTGGTTCGGCAACCAGGGCGCGCTCAAGTTCCTGCTGGGCGGCGTGTCGATCTACGGCGCACCGGGGATCATCATGGCGGAGGTCTACAACACCTTCCCGCATGCGCTGATGATCCTGGTCACTGCGCTGTCGCTGGCTGACGGCCGGCTGTACGAGGCGGCCGCCGCGCTGCGCACCCGGCCCTTGCGCCAGTTCATGACCATCACGCTGCCTTCGTGCAAGTACGGCCTGATCAGCGCGGCCACCGTGGTCTTCACCTACGTGGTGAGCGACTTCGGCGCACCCAAGGTGATCGGCGGCAACTTCAACGTGCTGTCGGTCGACGTCTTCAAGCAGGTGGTGGGGCAGCACAATTTTTCCATCGGCGCAGTGGTGGGCATGCTGCTGCTGATTCCGTCGATCATTTCCTTCGTCATCGACTACGTGGTGCGGCGCAAGCTGAAGGCGCAGCTCACGGCCCGCTCGGTGCCCTACAGCCCCAAGCGCCGCAAGCTCGCCGATCCGCTGCTGATGTTGTTCTGCGCGCTGGTGTGTGGCCTGCTGCTGGCCACCATCGGCATGGCGATCTACACCTCGCTGATCTCGCTGTGGCCTTACGACCTGTCGTTCACGCTCAAGCACTACCACTTCGTGCTGATCGAAAGCGACATGGCCGACGCCTACGGCAACAGCCTGATCGTCGCCATGGCCACCGCCGTGGCCGGCTCGCTGATCGTGTTCGTGGGCGCCTACCTGATCGAGAAGACGCGCAACCTGGGCCTGATGCGCAAGGGCATGCACCTGATGGCGGTGCTGTCGATGGCGGTGCCGGGCCTGGTGCTTGGCCTGGGCTATGTGATGTTCTTCAACCATCCGGCCAACCCGCTGAACTTTCTCTACCAGACGATGGCGATATTGATCATCTCGATGGTGGTGCACTACTACACGTCGAGCCATCTCACGGCCGTCACCGCGCTCAAGCAGATCGACAACGAGTTCGAGGCGGTGTCGGCCTCGCTCAAGGTGCCGTTCTTCAAGACCTTCCTGCGCGTGACAGTGCCGGTGTGCCTGCCGGCCATCCTGGACATCGGGCGCTACTTCTTCGTGGTGTCGATGGCCAGCCTGTCGTGCGCCATCTTTCTCTACACGCCCGAGACCATCCTCGCCTCGGTCGCGATCATGCATCTGGACGATGCCGGCGACATCGGCCCGGCCTCGGCGCTGGCCAGCCTGATCGTGGTCACCTCGACGCTGGTGTGCATCGCCTACTCGCTGCTGACACGCGTGCTGTTGTCGCGCACGCAGGCCTGGCGCAACCTGAGCCGCGGCTGA
- a CDS encoding FGGY family carbohydrate kinase — protein MATPQDVILCIDEGTSGTRAAVVGRDGHVSCLEYAPLHVDTPRPGVVEQDANAILEKTLAVCRASIAQAQAAQQRIAALAIATQRCSAVLWDTHTGRALVPVMVWQDTRYVDELDKLAPAWDKLLVQQLGRPAGVRSPYLWAAHHIRETEAVARAFEQRRLAFGTIDSWLLWHLSTQRACVTTPTNVTSASAYVMGGHRYQLDWIDALGFPRELLPELREDADDFGRTRVDLLGIDVPILACAGDQHAGAIGLGCLDREQAMCVHGTGSFVDVITGPVLPVHAGLHDGTLTMTARRAQGVSHFAVETYVATTGSALNWVCEKLQWFDNAEQISSMAATAGSSRDVTFIPALTGFRVPAMEPAARASLTGISMATTRAEVARAILEGIAHSVASCIQSNEDVSGVKVSELVVGGGLSGSSALLQIQADLTGMPVRRMKETDRASLRGIAFLAGSSGLLWNSLQEARATLATDAVFEPGIHADERKARRTLWHARVNSELAHARNFKNTTPGELSR, from the coding sequence ATGGCGACACCTCAGGACGTGATCCTCTGCATCGACGAGGGCACCTCGGGAACGCGGGCCGCCGTCGTCGGCCGCGACGGCCATGTCTCGTGCCTCGAATACGCGCCGCTGCATGTCGACACGCCGCGCCCCGGCGTGGTCGAGCAGGACGCCAACGCGATCCTCGAGAAGACCCTCGCGGTCTGCCGCGCCAGCATCGCGCAGGCACAGGCGGCGCAGCAGCGCATCGCCGCGCTGGCCATCGCCACGCAGCGCTGCTCGGCCGTGCTCTGGGACACGCACACCGGCCGCGCGCTGGTGCCGGTCATGGTGTGGCAGGACACGCGCTACGTCGATGAACTCGACAAGCTCGCGCCCGCCTGGGACAAGCTGCTGGTGCAGCAACTGGGCCGGCCGGCCGGCGTGCGCTCGCCCTACCTCTGGGCCGCGCACCACATCCGCGAAACCGAAGCCGTCGCCCGCGCCTTCGAGCAGCGCCGCCTCGCCTTCGGCACCATCGACAGCTGGCTGCTGTGGCACCTGTCCACGCAGCGCGCCTGCGTGACGACGCCGACCAACGTGACTTCGGCCAGCGCCTACGTCATGGGCGGCCACCGCTACCAGCTCGACTGGATCGACGCCCTCGGCTTCCCGCGCGAGCTGCTGCCCGAACTGCGCGAAGACGCGGACGACTTCGGCCGCACGCGCGTCGACCTGCTCGGCATCGACGTGCCCATCCTCGCCTGCGCCGGCGACCAGCATGCGGGCGCGATCGGCCTGGGCTGCCTCGACCGCGAACAAGCCATGTGCGTGCACGGCACGGGCAGCTTCGTCGATGTGATCACCGGGCCGGTGCTGCCAGTGCATGCCGGCCTGCACGACGGCACCCTCACCATGACCGCGCGGCGCGCGCAGGGCGTGTCGCACTTCGCGGTAGAGACCTATGTGGCAACCACCGGCTCCGCGCTGAACTGGGTCTGCGAAAAGCTGCAGTGGTTCGACAACGCCGAGCAGATCAGCAGCATGGCCGCCACCGCCGGCTCGTCGCGCGACGTCACCTTCATTCCCGCGCTGACCGGCTTTCGCGTGCCCGCCATGGAGCCCGCCGCGCGCGCATCGCTCACCGGCATCTCGATGGCGACCACGCGCGCCGAAGTGGCCCGCGCCATCCTCGAAGGCATCGCGCATTCGGTGGCCTCGTGCATTCAGTCGAACGAAGACGTGTCCGGCGTCAAGGTGTCCGAGCTTGTAGTTGGCGGCGGTCTCTCGGGCAGCTCCGCGCTGCTGCAGATCCAGGCCGACCTCACGGGCATGCCGGTGCGCCGCATGAAGGAAACCGACCGCGCCAGCCTGCGCGGCATCGCCTTTCTTGCCGGCTCCTCCGGCCTGTTGTGGAACTCGCTGCAAGAGGCGCGCGCCACGCTGGCCACCGACGCGGTGTTCGAGCCCGGCATCCATGCCGATGAACGCAAGGCCCGCCGCACGCTGTGGCATGCCCGCGTGAATTCGGAACTCGCACACGCACGCAATTTCAAGAACACAACCCCAGGAGAGCTTTCAAGATGA
- a CDS encoding MFS transporter, with protein MQPNAIKIRGIDDVIAYLDSRQGIVGRAATIWWLALGGLFLDAFSNSALSAGLGPMTRNLHLTAGQVALMTSLASWVAIAFNPIGGWMADRWGRIRPLILAKFLAVVGAVLVVFAPSFEMILVGRFFVGAAYGIDFAIAMAVLAEFTPAKLKSRLNTWQGMWYAAVCTNLLLALLFYSWDVGDAIWRYSVAATAVFGVTILVLQLTLLVESPVWLARKERLDEAAHAMTRIYAQLFVAAPKHERLPVLNQARRGAANVLLIFRGAYLQRTILAATVQIGQSIQYFAVGWYLPLISATLFGKDFAQATIGALAFNVFGIFGGFLSPWIGRKLGLRRASAFGFAMVFVMLLTLGLFHGRMPLWLAVIVPSLFILFHSGGPGANGKSLSSLSFRSELRAGANGIIGALGSIGAALGLLIFPLFREKYGLEHTFLILSVVPLIASVICFVIRWDPTRTTINPDNEPDAPQFENDKPAIAETLRPAAGKVN; from the coding sequence GTGCAACCCAACGCGATCAAGATCCGCGGCATCGACGATGTCATCGCCTACCTGGATTCACGCCAGGGCATCGTCGGCCGGGCCGCCACCATCTGGTGGCTCGCACTCGGCGGATTGTTCCTCGACGCCTTCTCCAATTCCGCACTGAGCGCGGGCCTCGGGCCCATGACGCGCAACCTGCATCTCACCGCCGGACAGGTGGCATTGATGACGTCGCTCGCCTCCTGGGTGGCGATTGCCTTCAACCCCATCGGTGGCTGGATGGCCGACCGCTGGGGCCGCATACGCCCGCTGATCCTTGCCAAGTTCCTGGCCGTGGTGGGTGCGGTGCTGGTGGTGTTCGCACCCAGCTTCGAGATGATCCTGGTCGGCCGCTTCTTCGTGGGCGCGGCCTACGGCATCGACTTCGCCATTGCCATGGCGGTGCTGGCCGAGTTCACGCCGGCCAAGCTCAAGAGCCGGCTCAACACCTGGCAGGGCATGTGGTACGCGGCGGTCTGCACCAACCTGCTGCTGGCGCTGCTGTTCTATTCGTGGGACGTGGGTGACGCGATCTGGCGCTACTCGGTGGCCGCCACCGCGGTCTTCGGCGTCACCATCCTCGTGCTGCAGCTCACGCTGCTGGTCGAAAGCCCCGTGTGGCTGGCCCGCAAGGAACGCCTCGACGAAGCCGCACATGCGATGACCCGCATCTACGCTCAACTGTTCGTCGCCGCACCGAAGCACGAGCGCCTGCCCGTGCTCAACCAGGCCCGGCGCGGTGCCGCCAACGTGCTGCTGATCTTTCGGGGTGCCTATCTGCAGCGCACGATCCTCGCCGCGACCGTGCAGATCGGCCAGTCGATCCAGTACTTCGCAGTGGGCTGGTATCTGCCGCTGATCAGCGCGACGCTGTTCGGCAAGGACTTCGCGCAAGCCACCATCGGCGCCCTCGCCTTCAACGTCTTCGGCATCTTCGGCGGCTTCCTGTCGCCGTGGATCGGCCGCAAGCTGGGTCTGCGCCGCGCCTCGGCCTTCGGTTTCGCGATGGTGTTCGTGATGCTGCTCACGCTGGGCCTGTTCCATGGCCGCATGCCGCTGTGGCTGGCGGTGATCGTGCCGTCGCTGTTCATCCTCTTCCACTCGGGCGGCCCGGGTGCGAACGGCAAGAGCCTGTCGTCGCTGTCGTTCCGCAGCGAGCTGCGCGCCGGCGCCAACGGGATCATCGGCGCGCTGGGCTCCATCGGCGCGGCGCTGGGCCTGTTGATCTTTCCGCTGTTCCGCGAGAAGTACGGCCTGGAACACACCTTCCTCATCCTGTCGGTCGTGCCGCTGATCGCGAGCGTCATCTGCTTCGTGATCCGCTGGGACCCGACGCGCACCACCATCAACCCCGACAACGAACCCGATGCACCCCAATTCGAAAACGACAAGCCTGCCATCGCCGAGACCCTGCGCCCGGCCGCAGGGAAAGTGAACTGA